The Flavobacteriales bacterium genomic interval AGAGGAGCAAGGAGAGTCCGTCCTTCTGACTTTTCATCCGCACCCGCGTAGCGTAGTCAGTGAAGTGGGCGCGATAGAGCTACTGACCACCATGGAAGAACGTCTGCAATTATTGGAGGCTGCTGGTCTGGATCATGTCATCGTCTACCCCTTCACTCATGAATTCTCCCGTATCTCGGCCTTGGCCTATGTGCGTGATATTCTGGTCAACCGCATCGATCTGCATTATGCCGTAGTGGGATATGACCACCATTTCGGAAGGAACAGGGAAGGGGATATCCATCTGTTACATGAATTGGCCGAGGTATACGGATTCCAAGTAGAAGAGATCAGCGCACAGACCATAGAAGAGGTGAAAGTGAGTAGCACCAAAGTGCGCTCAGCTCTGCGTGAAGGACGGCTGGATGATGTGAAGAAATATCTAGGCTATGACTATATGCTCACTGGTACGGTGGTCAAGGGAGATGGCAGAGGCAAGGGTATGGGATTCCCTACGGCCAATATCCTACCTAATGATCCCAATAAGTTGATCCCAGCACAAGGCGTATATGCCATCAAGGCACTGATAGAGGACCAAGTGCGTACAGGTATGATGAATATCGGCACGCGACCCACTTTCAGCTCAGGGCAGGATGAGGTGCATATCGAGGCACATCTATTCGATCTGGATACCGACCTCTATGGGAAAGAGATGCGCATCGATTTCCTCGCACGCATACGAGGGGAAAAGCGATTCTCAGGAAAAGAAGAGTTGCAAGATCAATTGCAGCAGGACAAGGCCGAAGTCCTAGGACTGCTCAAGGATCACTGAATCCGCAGGCGACAGTACACAGGCAGATGATCGGAAGGGTACTCGCCCTCATGATCTATATCCAACACTTCGTAAGAGTTGGCGGGGATATCAAAGCTCAGGAAGATATAATCCACCCGCTCGCCTGAGTGGTCTTTGCGTTTCACCCAACCGGGTTGGGTCGCTTCCATGTCAGAAATGCTCACCAAACTATTTTCTTCAGAGTCCTTTGCCCATTCACTGATGGATCGGATAATAGCAGACTCCGGACTGTGTGCCATATCTGCCAGTAGCATAAAAGTCTCTCCATCGACCAATTCCGTGATGATATCCTTCAATCGTTCGGTGATAGCGAATTTGTCATGACCAGCATCCAGGTCGATGCGGGTGTTCAGGACATAGAGCTCCTTCTCACTGGCCATATGTCTCAATTTGACCCAATTCAAGAACTGCATCTGATTATCCGAGGCCTGACCTGATTCCGTCTTCTCGATAGCTTCTCCTATCAGAAAGGTCCCTTCATCCACGGATTCGTAGATCGATCTGGAATAGAGGATAGGACACATATCGGTCCCCATGACCAGACTCTGTGAAGTAGGGGCATACGAGGCGTAATCCTTCAATTTCTCTTCCAGCCACTCTGTTTGGCCTAGAGTAGCACCTTGAAGACCAAGTATCTCCGGTGAGCGGCTGTGTATCACTTGAGCAACCATGGCCTTTCTCTCATCCCATGGTCGTGCTTGCTCCGAACTGCTCTCCAAATGGATATTGTAGGTCATCACACTGGTCATCACCCGGACAGGCGACTCAGGAAGTGAGGCGGCAATCAAAAGCATAAAAAGGGCTGGAATCCCTAGAATTCTGTAAAGCATTGGTGGTCGGTTTTTTTGTGTTCGTCTATGTGTTTTGGTCGTTGGTCTACGAAATTAACAATTTTCTGTTGATAAGTCCAGAAGACTGTTCGACTCTTAGAACCCATCACTTTTTCATTCAAAGGGCCTCTATCTGACTCTGTGCGTGCAGTTTAACTCGACATCTCTTTTATCCTTCTGG includes:
- a CDS encoding bifunctional riboflavin kinase/FAD synthetase, producing the protein MKVHTDIDSIKGISRPILTIGTFDGVHRGHRVIIDRLNGIAQEEQGESVLLTFHPHPRSVVSEVGAIELLTTMEERLQLLEAAGLDHVIVYPFTHEFSRISALAYVRDILVNRIDLHYAVVGYDHHFGRNREGDIHLLHELAEVYGFQVEEISAQTIEEVKVSSTKVRSALREGRLDDVKKYLGYDYMLTGTVVKGDGRGKGMGFPTANILPNDPNKLIPAQGVYAIKALIEDQVRTGMMNIGTRPTFSSGQDEVHIEAHLFDLDTDLYGKEMRIDFLARIRGEKRFSGKEELQDQLQQDKAEVLGLLKDH